From the genome of Lotus japonicus ecotype B-129 chromosome 6, LjGifu_v1.2, one region includes:
- the LOC130723582 gene encoding WAT1-related protein At1g68170-like, whose product MMKGICNVVQGLKPALLMVLVQIAFAGVNVLYKLAVNNGMSLRVVVAYRFIFATAFIAPLAFILERKKRTKMTWTILFQSFLCGLFGGSLAQNFYLEALALTSATFASAMSNLVPAITFIMAVSFGLEKLNLRTAAGKAKIVGTLTGIGGAMVLTFVKGIDIKMGSFHINLLHYPNGAQHSQASTTGGKTLLGSLCALASGISYALWLIIQTKMSEKYPTHYSSTALMSFWGSIISVVFALCVERDWSQWRLGWNVRLLTVAYSGMVVSGAMVVVISWCVRMRGPLFVSVFSPLMLVMVVIAGSTMLNEQLHLGCIIGAVLIVCGLYAVLWGKSEEMKKRNQLVPTTQSPHHESNDAVEIVVRSGVVEDKSNLSSQDNGVQVVRDNEDSPDGQDKSSHAHNTIREY is encoded by the exons ATGATGAAGGGTATATGCAATGTAGTGCAAGGTTTGAAGCCTGCGTTGTTGATGGTGTTGGTGCAGATAGCATTTGCTGGTGTCAATGTTCTCTACAAGCTTGCCGTTAACAATGGCATGAGTTTGAGGGTGGTTGTTGCCTACCGCTTTATCTTCGCAACTGCTTTCATAGCTCCTCTTGCTTTCATTCTTGAAAG GAAGAAGAGGACAAAGATGACTTGGACAATACTGTTTCAATCATTTCTCTGCGGTTTGTTTGG AGGATCATTAGCTCAAAACTTCTACTTAGAGGCTTTGGCTTTAACATCAGCGACATTTGCATCGGCCATGTCCAACCTAGTACCAGCCATAACCTTTATCATGGCCGTTTCCTTCGG TTtggaaaaattaaatttgagaACGGCAGCAGGGAAGGCTAAGATAGTAGGCACATTAACTGGAATTGGCGGGGCAATGGTACTCACTTTTGTTAAAGGCATTGATATCAAAATGGGTTCCTTTCACATTAACCTTTTACATTATCCTAACGGGGCACAACACTCACAAGCTAGCACCACCGGTGGTAAGACTCTCTTGGGTTCCCTATGTGCCCTGGCTAGTGGCATCTCTTATGCACTCTGGCTTATTATTCAGACAAAGATGAGTGAAAAATACCCAACTCATTACTCAAGCACCGCGTTGATGTCATTTTGGGGGTCAATCATATCTGTTGTGTTTGCTCTTTGTGTTGAGAGGGATTGGAGTCAGTGGAGGTTAGGTTGGAATGTTAGGCTTCTAACGGTTGCTTATTCG GGTATGGTGGTCTCTGGAGCAATGGTGGTTGTGATTTCATGGTGTGTACGGATGAGAGGCCCTTTATTCGTCTCAGTTTTTAGCCCTCTAATGCTAGTCATGGTCGTCATTGCTGGTTCTACCATGTTGAATGAGCAGCTACACCTTGGATG CATCATTGGAGCAGTGTTGATTGTTTGTGGCTTATACGCAGTATTATGGGGGAAAAGcgaagagatgaagaaaaggaaTCAATTAGTGCCGACGACGCAAAGTCCCCACCATGAATCCAATGATGCAGTGGAAATAGTGGTCAGGTCTGGAGTAGTAGAAGATAAAAGCAATCTTAGTAGCCAAGATAATGGTGTGCAAGTTGTTAGGGATAATGAAGATTCACCAGATGGACAAGATAAAAGTTCACATGCACACAACACAATCAGGGAATACTag
- the LOC130724715 gene encoding WAT1-related protein At1g25270-like gives MEDIMKKMQGLKPALMMLTVQIAFSTMNVIYKLAINDGMTVRIITAYRLIFAAACTVPLALILERKNRPKLTWRVLFMSFFCGLFGGSLFQNLYFESLRLISATFASAVFNLIPGVTFILAVACGFEKLNFHKEAGKAKVLGTLTGIGGAMMLTFLKGVELDIWPFHINILHKKDTVIHSDSKLLGIFCGLASCFCYSLWLIIQAKMSKEYPSHYSSTALMSLMGAAQATVFALCVEKDWSQWRLGWSIRLLAAAYSGIVASGLMVVVIAWCVMKKGPLYASSFNPVMLVLVAILSSLMLDENLYLGSAIGAVLIMIGLYMVLWGKSKEMKNVTSPDLEIEKIEVVVTPTTTDNDNINCSNNRCESNIIVSKDDGTSSKSVQEGQDIENNIKETSSGDVKSANNNSECV, from the exons ATGGAAGATATAATGAAGAAAATGCAAGGGTTGAAGCCAGCCCTCATGATGTTGACTGTGCAGATTGCTTTCTCTACCATGAATGTCATCTATAAACTTGCCATCAACGATGGAATGACAGTAAGAATTATCACGGCTTACCGTCTCATTTTCGCCGCTGCTTGCACGGTACCACTTGCTCTTATTCTTGAAAGGAAAAACAGACCAAAACTCACTTGGAGGGTGCTCTTCATGTCATTTTTCTGTGGCCTATTTgg AGGAAGTTTGTTCCAAAACCTTTACTTCGAGTCACTGAGATTAATTTcagcaacatttgcttcagCCGTCTTCAATCTCATTCCTGGAGTCACTTTTATTCTGGCTGTCGCATGCGG gtttgaaaaattaaattttcacaAGGAAGCAGGCAAGGCTAAGGTTTTAGGAACATTAACAGGAATTGGGGGGGCAATGATGTTAACCTTTCTGAAAGGTGTGGAACTTGACATTTGGCCCTTCCACATTAACATCCTGCATAAAAAGGATACAGTAATCCACTCAGATAGTAAATTGCTTGGTATTTTTTGTGGTCTTGCAAGTTGCTTCTGTTACTCATTATGGCTTATCATTCAG GCTAAGATGAGCAAAGAATATCCAAGCCATTACTCAAGTACAGCTCTAATGTCATTAATGGGGGCAGCACAAGCAACTGTTTTTGCCCTTTGTGTTGAGAAGGATTGGAGTCAGTGGAGGTTGGGATGGAGTATTAGGCTTCTAGCTGCAGCATACTCG GGAATTGTGGCCTCTGGATTAATGGTTGTTGTAATTGCATGGTGTGTGATGAAGAAAGGTCCATTGTATGCATCTAGTTTCAATCCCGTGATGCTTGTGCTTGTGGCCATTCTTAGTTCCTTGATGTTGGATGAGAACCTCTACTTAGGAAg TGCAATTGGAGCGGTGCTAATTATGATTGGATTATACATGGTGCTGTGGGGCAAGAGcaaagaaatgaaaaatgtgACTTCTCCAGATctagaaattgaaaaaattgagGTTGTTGTGACGCCCACCACAACAGATAATGATAATATTAACTGCAGCAACAACCGTTGTGAGAGCAATATTATTGTTAGCAAGGATGATGGTACCTCATCAAAAAGTGTGCAAGAAGGACAAGACatagaaaataacataaaagaaACATCTTCAGGTGATGTAAAAAGTGCAAATAATAACAGTGAATGTGTATAG
- the LOC130723606 gene encoding WAT1-related protein At1g25270-like, translated as MGDIMRKMQGLKPALMMLMVQIAFSTMNVLYKFAINDGVSVRVITAYRLIFATACTVPLALILERKNRPKLTWRVLFMSFLCGLFGGSLFQNLYFESMALISATFASAVFNLIPGVTFILAVSCGLEKLNFHKASGMAKVLGTITGIGGAMMLTFLKGVELDIWPFHINILHKKDTGAHSNSKLLGIFCGLASCFCYSLWLIIQAKMSKEYPCHYSSTALMCLMGATQATVFALCVEKDWSQWRLGWSIKLLTAAYSGIVASGLMVVVIAWCVKKRGPLYASVFNPVQLVVVAIVGSLMLDENLYLGSAIGAVLIIIGLYSVLWGKSKELKNVTGLVIDPEIEQIEVVVTPDQDHDHIKCSNNNCEINIVSKDHDSSLKSVQEGQDIENNRGK; from the exons ATGGGAGATATAATGAGGAAAATGCAAGGGTTGAAGCCAGCCCTGATGATGTTGATGGTGCAGATTGCTTTTTCTACAATGAATGTGTTGTACAAATTTGCCATAAACGATGGAGTAAGCGTCAGAGTCATCACTGCTTACCGTCTCATTTTCGCCACTGCTTGCACCGTTCCACTTGCTCTTATTCTTGAAAGGAAAAACAGACCAAAACTGACTTGGAGGGTGCTTTTCATGTCATTTTTATGTGGTCTATTTGG GGGAAGTTTGTTCCAAAACCTTTATTTTGAGTCGATGGCCTTAATATcagcaacatttgcttcagCTGTTTTCAATCTCATTCCTGGAGTTACTTTTATTTTGGCTGTCTCATGCGG TTTAGAAAAGTTAAATTTTCACAAGGCATCAGGCATGGCTAAGGTATTAGGAACAATAACAGGAATTGGAGGGGCAATGATGTTGACCTTTTTGAAAGGTGTGGAACTTGACATTTGGCCTTTCCACATTAACATCTTGCATAAAAAGGACACAGGAGCCCACTCTAATAGTAAATTGCTTGGTATTTTTTGTGGTCTTGCAAGCTGCTTTTGTTACTCATTATGGCTCATCATTCAG GCTAAGATGAGCAAAGAATACCCATGCCATTACTCAAGTACAGCTTTGATGTGCTTAATGGGGGCAACACAAGCCACTGTTTTTGCCCTTTGTGTTGAGAAGGATTGGAGCCAATGGAGGCTGGGTTGGAGTATTAAGCTTCTAACTGCAGCATATTCA GGAATTGTGGCATCTGGATTAATGGTTGTTGTTATTGCATGGTGTGTAAAGAAGAGAGGCCCATTGTATGCCTCTGTTTTCAACCCTGTGCAGCTTGTGGTTGTGGCCATTGTTGGTTCCTTGATGTTGGATGAGAATCTCTACTTAGGAAG TGCAATTGGAGCAGTGCTAATTATAATTGGATTGTACTCGGTTCTATGGGGTAAGAGCAAGGAATTGAAAAATGTGACTGGCTTGGTAATCGATCCAGAAATCGAACAAATTGAGGTTGTTGTCACGCCAGATCAAGATCATGATCATATAAAGTGCAGTAATAACAATTGTGAGATAAATATTGTTAGCAAGGATCATGATAGTTCATTAAAAAGTGTGCAAGAAGGACAAGACATTGAAAATAACAGGGGAAAATGA